A genomic region of Enterococcus sp. 12C11_DIV0727 contains the following coding sequences:
- a CDS encoding helix-turn-helix domain-containing protein, translating to MIVNENYQINYQQLDKEKHVFCKETTILVVLKGSMLITIDETTTQIEAGELFLVNTGDQFVLATTVVDSCSYLELGMNNLFFATQFPAFFYTHFECQPKQKEHGKMHAIASLRRQVAELCLVELSDDPSKRLKITLYLTQIILSLVHNFQKEEILDYHPSDNQKLREILEYIEEHYQNGILLSDVADHFFMSESALSKFFKKETGEYFSHYVRTICVKHSLSELLYTKKSIEQIALDNGFSNSKTYREHFKKMFNDSPTNYRSAHLPESLAPKKNNQKIQTPELQVKEILIPLYSYIQTATDDPRSSELSLKTKQLHITTEKQATNYEKKEIIIHIGSWEALASKKIQTEILELKKQMDIKYISIQRLFRQIPLSVQVHQEASMNSFPAFENWDYILTFLEEANIAIFYQLSLVEFKKLSMGVKALYPKFFQYIQNNFGIRSTGQWKINCLFKGENLVEYYPEFLEIKQMMATISPKIEIGAEIPLPDPFFEKRDQKQTEFFCKTIAAACDFLSFSAEPNYVFQNLDSTFPDLKNYHQYVLNKTMHIKHILKEYEIKLPLYLTEWNTLTGMTRNSNGTFFRGAIILKDLLILDTLVEGFGFWLNIELYEQETQERPLKNDGLELFHYYSGKRPAYFCLWLARRMRGGVLAQGEEYILTYEEGQYQLLLFNRNYFDPHLSSEEAFLKSQAVTFEIELAAIKSANYQVKQIDFNRHNGALFYTYEEFSNAGTLDLEAQEYIVDNTRPKIKVFDTQIDNSFNYYVTLDTNGIVLLELKPIFD from the coding sequence CGTTTTAGCAACTACTGTAGTTGATTCTTGTTCATATTTAGAATTAGGTATGAACAATCTTTTTTTCGCAACTCAATTTCCAGCATTTTTTTATACGCACTTTGAATGTCAGCCAAAACAAAAAGAGCACGGCAAAATGCATGCGATCGCTTCATTAAGAAGACAAGTTGCTGAATTATGCTTGGTTGAGCTTAGTGATGATCCATCGAAACGGTTGAAAATAACTTTGTATTTAACGCAAATTATTTTGTCACTTGTTCATAATTTTCAAAAAGAAGAAATCTTGGACTATCATCCTTCCGACAATCAAAAACTTAGAGAAATTCTGGAATATATTGAAGAACATTATCAAAATGGTATTTTATTATCTGATGTAGCAGATCATTTCTTTATGTCAGAGTCCGCTCTATCTAAGTTTTTTAAAAAGGAAACTGGGGAATATTTTTCTCATTATGTGCGGACGATTTGTGTGAAGCATAGCTTATCTGAATTACTTTATACGAAAAAAAGTATTGAGCAAATCGCGTTGGATAATGGATTTAGCAATAGTAAAACGTACCGTGAACATTTCAAAAAAATGTTTAATGATTCACCTACGAATTACCGTTCAGCCCATTTACCAGAATCTCTTGCTCCGAAAAAAAACAATCAGAAAATCCAAACACCTGAACTTCAGGTGAAGGAAATTTTGATTCCATTATATAGTTATATCCAAACAGCAACAGATGATCCAAGATCGTCAGAATTATCCTTAAAAACGAAGCAATTGCATATCACAACAGAAAAGCAAGCAACCAACTATGAGAAAAAAGAAATCATTATTCACATTGGGTCATGGGAAGCTTTGGCGTCAAAAAAAATTCAAACAGAAATTTTAGAGTTGAAAAAGCAAATGGACATCAAGTACATCAGTATTCAGCGTTTATTTAGACAAATTCCTTTATCTGTTCAAGTTCATCAAGAAGCTTCTATGAACTCTTTTCCTGCATTTGAAAATTGGGATTATATTTTGACCTTTTTAGAAGAAGCAAACATCGCTATTTTTTATCAATTGTCCCTTGTAGAATTCAAAAAACTTAGTATGGGAGTCAAAGCACTTTATCCTAAGTTTTTCCAGTATATCCAAAATAATTTTGGCATAAGATCAACTGGGCAATGGAAAATCAATTGTCTGTTTAAAGGAGAAAATCTTGTAGAATACTATCCAGAATTCTTAGAAATAAAACAAATGATGGCAACTATTTCACCAAAAATCGAAATTGGGGCAGAGATTCCTTTACCTGATCCGTTCTTTGAGAAAAGAGATCAGAAGCAGACAGAATTTTTTTGCAAAACAATAGCGGCAGCTTGCGATTTTCTCTCATTTTCGGCGGAACCAAATTACGTGTTTCAAAATTTAGATAGCACTTTTCCTGATTTGAAAAACTATCATCAATATGTATTGAATAAAACTATGCATATCAAGCATATTCTAAAAGAATACGAAATCAAGTTACCGCTATACCTTACTGAATGGAACACGTTAACTGGGATGACTAGAAATAGTAATGGGACATTTTTTAGAGGTGCGATTATTTTAAAAGATCTTTTAATCTTGGACACGTTGGTAGAAGGGTTCGGATTTTGGTTGAATATTGAATTATATGAACAAGAAACACAAGAACGGCCATTAAAAAATGATGGTTTGGAATTGTTTCACTATTATAGTGGCAAACGCCCAGCTTATTTTTGTTTATGGTTAGCAAGGAGAATGCGGGGAGGGGTTTTAGCTCAAGGGGAAGAATATATATTGACCTATGAAGAGGGGCAATATCAACTGCTGCTATTTAATAGGAATTATTTTGATCCTCATTTATCTTCGGAAGAAGCCTTTCTTAAAAGTCAGGCAGTGACGTTTGAAATTGAATTAGCCGCCATAAAATCAGCAAATTATCAGGTCAAGCAAATTGATTTTAATCGACACAATGGTGCATTGTTTTACACTTACGAAGAGTTTAGTAATGCCGGGACACTTGATTTAGAAGCGCAAGAATATATTGTGGATAATACTCGTCCTAAGATCAAAGTTTTTGATACTCAAATCGATAATAGCTTCAATTATTATGTGACGCTTGATACGAATGGTATCGTGTTACTGGAATTAAAACCGATTTTTGACTGA